One Deinococcus misasensis DSM 22328 DNA segment encodes these proteins:
- a CDS encoding tRNA dihydrouridine synthase, with protein MLTKNSRDLHFYAHRLESSRGMLAPMAGYTDAPFRKLARSCGAAWTVSEMMSAQGVLEGGERTLALGMPYPGEEDLVLQLFGADPEVLAEATIKIEAEYQPRAIDLNMGCPVPKMKGRGGACLLQTPEVAFSLVSAMKRVAKVPISAKMRIGWDSNQALEIALGLQEAGADLITVHGRTSAQRYEGHADWETIAEVAHALSIPVIGSGDVKTVQDFHDRMKLGVSGVMIGRGAVGNPWIFGLVQGKAEPTLQERADLALQHATLNAQWYGEFAGIRQLRKVLWQYFPEHPQFKPVLQQVESVQDVQNAANQILQSD; from the coding sequence ATGTTAACAAAAAATTCCAGAGATCTGCATTTTTATGCACACCGTCTTGAATCTTCACGTGGAATGCTTGCTCCAATGGCAGGATACACCGACGCACCTTTCCGAAAACTTGCACGGTCTTGTGGGGCTGCATGGACGGTCAGTGAAATGATGAGTGCACAGGGTGTGCTGGAAGGGGGAGAGCGCACCCTCGCTCTGGGCATGCCTTATCCCGGTGAAGAAGATCTGGTGTTGCAGCTTTTCGGGGCAGATCCAGAGGTTCTGGCCGAAGCCACCATCAAAATTGAGGCCGAATACCAACCCCGGGCCATTGACCTGAACATGGGTTGTCCGGTGCCCAAAATGAAAGGCAGGGGAGGGGCCTGCCTCTTGCAAACCCCTGAGGTGGCCTTTTCGCTGGTCTCGGCCATGAAAAGGGTGGCAAAGGTGCCCATCAGTGCCAAAATGCGCATTGGCTGGGACAGCAATCAGGCCCTTGAAATTGCTCTGGGACTTCAGGAGGCCGGGGCAGACCTGATCACGGTGCATGGCCGGACCAGTGCCCAGAGGTATGAAGGCCATGCCGACTGGGAGACCATTGCAGAAGTGGCCCATGCCCTGTCCATCCCGGTGATTGGCTCTGGTGATGTCAAAACCGTGCAGGACTTCCATGACCGCATGAAGCTCGGGGTGTCCGGGGTGATGATCGGACGGGGTGCGGTGGGCAATCCGTGGATTTTTGGTCTGGTGCAAGGCAAAGCAGAACCCACCTTGCAGGAAAGGGCAGATCTTGCCTTGCAGCATGCCACCCTGAATGCCCAGTGGTACGGCGAATTTGCAGGCATCCGTCAACTCAGGAAAGTGCTCTGGCAGTATTTCCCAGAGCACCCCCAGTTCAAACCTGTCTTGCAACAGGTGGAATCTGTGCAGGATGTGCAAAACGCAGCAAATCAGATCCTTCAGTCCGACTGA
- a CDS encoding citrate synthase family protein: MSSTLTAEEAARLLGISRATLYSYVSRGMLRSVEQASNTREKRYLKEDIDKLLTQKEQRKNPAEVVRSALHFGTPMLDTSISLLREGQLFYRGQEVVHLAQNHTFEEVMGLLWTGELAPLPEVTPLKLPDGFAENTRHLKVLPQYQRALLEAQAQDLGALNLKTPSLLKTGQKALGVLAQTTTGWASQAALSVQLCLHWTHGLENQRLVDQALILCAEHELNISAFSVRCAVSASSDLYAALIAGLSALQGRKHGGMVPAVDRLLQEGLHSGVKPALHHLLSEKTGLPGFSHPLYPQGDPRARFLWERLQAAPLDPQLRAVSTELQETVWQELEEHPNIDFALAVLARHLGHPVKAGMTLFALGRTAGWVAHAIEQHQDGRLIRPRANYVGLPVQSD; encoded by the coding sequence ATGTCCAGCACCCTCACCGCTGAAGAAGCCGCCAGACTGCTTGGGATTTCCAGAGCCACCCTGTACAGTTACGTGTCCAGAGGCATGTTGCGCTCCGTCGAACAGGCCAGCAACACCCGCGAAAAACGCTACCTCAAAGAGGACATCGACAAACTGCTGACCCAGAAAGAACAGCGCAAAAATCCAGCAGAAGTGGTGCGCAGTGCCCTGCATTTTGGAACCCCCATGCTGGACACCAGCATTTCTTTGCTGCGGGAAGGCCAGTTGTTTTATCGGGGTCAGGAGGTGGTCCATCTGGCCCAGAACCACACTTTTGAAGAGGTCATGGGTCTGCTCTGGACAGGTGAACTTGCCCCCTTGCCAGAGGTCACCCCTCTGAAGTTGCCCGATGGATTTGCAGAAAACACCCGCCACCTGAAGGTGCTGCCCCAGTACCAGAGGGCCTTGCTGGAGGCACAGGCACAGGATCTGGGCGCACTGAACCTGAAAACCCCCAGCCTGCTCAAAACCGGACAGAAAGCCCTCGGGGTGCTGGCACAGACCACCACAGGTTGGGCATCACAGGCGGCCCTGTCCGTGCAGCTCTGTTTGCACTGGACCCACGGCCTTGAAAACCAGCGTCTTGTTGATCAGGCCCTGATCCTGTGCGCCGAACACGAACTCAACATTTCGGCGTTCTCGGTGCGCTGTGCGGTTTCTGCGTCCAGCGACCTGTATGCAGCCCTGATTGCTGGACTTTCGGCGTTGCAGGGTCGCAAGCATGGTGGGATGGTGCCTGCGGTGGACCGTTTGTTGCAAGAGGGTCTCCACTCGGGGGTCAAACCTGCCCTGCACCACCTGCTGTCTGAAAAAACCGGGCTTCCGGGCTTTTCCCACCCGCTCTACCCTCAGGGCGATCCCAGAGCCCGTTTCCTGTGGGAAAGGCTGCAAGCGGCCCCTCTGGACCCCCAACTCAGGGCAGTGTCCACCGAACTGCAAGAAACCGTCTGGCAAGAACTGGAAGAACATCCCAACATTGACTTTGCGCTGGCGGTTCTGGCAAGGCATCTGGGCCATCCCGTAAAAGCAGGCATGACCCTGTTTGCGCTGGGACGCACCGCAGGATGGGTGGCCCATGCCATTGAACAGCATCAAGACGGACGCCTGATCCGACCCAGAGCAAATTACGTGGGCTTGCCTGTTCAGTCGGACTGA